In Pikeienuella piscinae, the sequence TCGATGGTCATGCCGGCGACTGAAACCGGCAGCCCGGCGCGCATCGCGGCCTGCCGGCCGAAATTCATGCCCGACGATCCCTGTGTCAGGGCATTGCCCATGATGCAGTCCTCGACCTCGCCCGGCTCGATTCCTGCGCGCTCCACGGCATGCTTGATCGCGTGCCCGCCGAGCGCCTGCGCCGTGGTGGCGTTGAAGGCGCCGCGATACGCCTTGCCGATCGGCGTGCGGGCGGTGGATACGATGACGGCTTCTCTCATGGGGTCACTCCTTTGCGCCATGGGCCGCGACGGCCTTATCGGCGTATTTCCGGGTTTGTTCGAACGCGCCTTCGAGGGCTTTGGCGCCGTCCATGCTGCTGATCTCTTCGAAATGCGCGGCGACGCCTTCGGGTGAAAGTTCGTCGCCGGTCAGGATGACTCCCTCCGTCTCGTGGAGCCAGGTGCGGGCGAAGCATCCGCCGCCGGCGCAGAGGATGGTCCGCTTCGGTCCCTCCTTCGAGGCGAGGAAAAGCACGCCCGGCGAAATCGACTCCGGCGTGAGCAGGTCTTTCGCGGCGCCTGAAAACAGCTCCTCCGTCATCCGCGTCACCGCGGTCGGTGAAAGCGTGTTGACCCTGATGTCGTATTTCTCGCCCTCGATCTGCAGGACGTTCATCAGCCCGATCATGCCGGTTTTCGCGGCGCCGTAGTTCGCCTGGCCGAAATTCCCGTACATGCCGGAGGACGAGGTGGTGAAGACGATACGGCCATATTCCTGCGCGCGCATGATCGGCCAGACGGCGTGGGCGCAATTGGCCGAGCCCATGAGATGCACGTTCAGCACCTTGATGAAATCCGCGATCTCCATCTTGGCGAAGCTCTTGTCGCGCAGGATGCCGGCGTTTGCGACAAGCACGTCGATCCGACCCCATTTCGCCACCGCCTGG encodes:
- a CDS encoding SDR family NAD(P)-dependent oxidoreductase; translation: MSISFKDQVVIVTGAGAGLGRSHALQFAARGAKVVVNDFGGARDGTGGSTSAADAVVAEIVAAGGEAIANDADVSDYDAVKMMADQAVAKWGRIDVLVANAGILRDKSFAKMEIADFIKVLNVHLMGSANCAHAVWPIMRAQEYGRIVFTTSSSGMYGNFGQANYGAAKTGMIGLMNVLQIEGEKYDIRVNTLSPTAVTRMTEELFSGAAKDLLTPESISPGVLFLASKEGPKRTILCAGGGCFARTWLHETEGVILTGDELSPEGVAAHFEEISSMDGAKALEGAFEQTRKYADKAVAAHGAKE